DNA sequence from the Leuconostoc lactis genome:
TTTGGTGGGGGGCTGGTTATAACATCATCGCCTTACCACTGGCTGCTGGGGCACTGGCAACCTTTGGTATCATGTTAAACCCAATGATCGGTGCGATTTTAATGTCGCTATCAACGGTTATTGTCGCTTTAAACGCGATGACGCTCAAAGCTTAAAAAAACAGCAACCTTATGGGTTGCTGTTTTTTTGTTGCGCATTTAAGGCACTGAGTTGTTGTTGCATTTCGCCTAACATTTTGGTTTGTAACGCCTGAACTTCTAGCATATCTGGATAATCCGTTTGAATTAAACGATCAATTTTGGCGTGTAACACCCGCATTTCTTCTTCGGTTTTCAAATTCACATGAAAATCATTATCTGCATGCAGTCGGTCATAATCTGACGACCGGTTTTGACTCATTAAAATTAAAGGGGCCTGTAAGGCCGCCGTCATACTCAAAAAGAGATTCAATAAAATAAAGGGATAGGGATCAAAATTTGCGTGGAACACATGCCAGCCGTTCACCGTAATCCAAACAACCATGGTGATAATCGCCATGATAATAAAGCCCCAACTACCGCCAAATTTTGC
Encoded proteins:
- a CDS encoding DUF1003 domain-containing protein, with the protein product MTEKNRVQHCLVDGATTAFVDGVLLPELESNLRRAIQQDFPEHQADAFICLTHLLPYRLARINAMRLADQQMNRQMKHKLTHILTDKNFKVINVKKHQRETYTFGQRVADKVAKFGGSWGFIIMAIITMVVWITVNGWHVFHANFDPYPFILLNLFLSMTAALQAPLILMSQNRSSDYDRLHADNDFHVNLKTEEEMRVLHAKIDRLIQTDYPDMLEVQALQTKMLGEMQQQLSALNAQQKNSNP